The Bacteroidales bacterium genomic sequence TGGGTTGGTCGGGGCATTAAACGTTGCGAAAGTGCCATCACCAAAGTCCCAGTGCCATTGACTTGTATTCTGGATAAAATTCCCCGAAATTGTGAAAAATGTTGTATCAGAATTACAAACCGTATTCGTGGTAAAATCAGTTACCGGGATAGGGTTCATGATTACAGTAACCGTATCATTCATCATTTTCTGACAATTTCCCACCGGGTTTGTTCCCAGTATGGAATATTGACCGGGAGTATTTTTGATTCCGAAAGAAAGAGGTGATCCGGTCCCAGGGAGTATTGTCCCTTCAGGAAGTCCATTAAACAGAAGCTCATAAGTCATGCCCACCTGTGAACCACTCAATCCAAGCGTAACTCCGGCAGTCCCTTCACAGAAAACGCCAGAATTGCTTGCAGTTGTTGTAAAAGGATCCGGGAGAGGAATTACTGTTATCGATACAAGTCCATGAATGGAATCAGCAGGAGTTGTACAGTTGACATCATTTGAAGCAGAAATCCAATAACTTGAAGTAACGGGAGGAGTAACATTAAAAACATAAGGAGTGGTCATAATGTTATTGACTGTAACCGGAGTCACACCATTTGTGTAGGTGACTGACCATGGTGGTGTTCCAGTCAGGTCAATGGTTACAGGAGTAGCGGTTGCTTCACAAATGCTTGTGGTTCCACTGATAGTTGCACTTGGGTCTTCATGAACAGTAAGCCACATAAAATCGCCTCCTGTCAGACTTTGGCATCCCTGAACCTGAAGTGTCAGGACAACAGTTTGACCTACATCATTGGGGCCTGGTGTATAAATCGGGTTGAAAATATTGGTATTGCTGAATGACCCGTCACCGGAGGTTGTCCAGGTCATTGATGATTGGTATTGACCAGTAGCATTCACCTGGTAAGGTCTCTGATCACAAATCTCATCATCAGGTCCTGCATTGCTTTCAGGAGTCGGATCAATTTTTAGTTCAATCTGATCATTAACAAAGACACCGCTGCAACTGCCATTTCCCTGAAGTGTCAATGTAAAGATGATGGATCGGTTCTGCGTACTTAAATCAACAGGACCGGCAAAATAAACAGGGTTCATAATATTGGCATTGCTGAGGAAACCATCGCCTCCTGCAAAACTCCATTGGATATTAGCACCATTATAATTATTTCCAAGTCCATTCAGCTGAAATTGCGTTACATTACTGCAGATATAATCATCCGGCCCGGCTAAAACAATCGGGTATGGGGCAACAGCCCAGATTACATCATCCGTTACTGTTTGTGATGCGCAGCTTAATCTGCCCTGTGCCCATAAGGTAAGGGTCACGGTCCCATTGTTGTAATCAATGTTACCCGGCATATAGGTAGGTGCAATTGTAAGTGGATTTGTCAGGATTCCATCACCTGATGTGAACCATTGAATGCTGGAATAGAAAGCGGCTGAGGTACCTGTTAGTTGCACCGGGCCGGTTATACAGTAGGAAGCATCAGGTCCCGCATTGATAGCTGGCATGGGATCGATGGTCAAAACCAACTGATCGACTGAATTGACTGCTGCACAACTGTTAACTCCCGCACCTGTCAGGGTAAGGGTAACTGTTCCGGCTGCAATGTCAGATGGACCGGGAACATAAGTTGAAACTAAAGAACCCGGATTAGTGAAAGTTCCATCACCAGAACTGGTCCAGTTTGTAATGCCGCAAAATTGTTGAGTTCCTGAGACATTATAGGTGTTTGCAGCACAAATTGTTGCATCAGAACCTGCCGTAACAAATGGTAATGGAGTAATATTCAATACCATTGCATCAACTGAGGATTCTGCAGAACACGAATTGGTGCCGGTGA encodes the following:
- a CDS encoding PKD domain-containing protein, which codes for MQGIANNPCTNVQDQIQLTINEAALANAGPNATICEGSTYSLSSATASGYANLVWITSGSGLFSNSTIQNPIYTPSLADIASGSVTLTLTSNAFSACTNAVSSMILTITRQVVVNAGSNGQVCQNTSYTVSGATAQYFNSINWTHNGAGLLSNINTLAPTYTPGAGESGTITLILNGIANIPCADASDNMQLTIHPLPLANAGPDGATCEGFNFTVSGSSATNYNNISWTRSGTGNLLNATTLSPTYVPGPGETGVVTLTMTVTGTNSCSAESSVDAMVLNITPLPFVTAGSDATICAANTYNVSGTQQFCGITNWTSSGDGTFTNPGSLVSTYVPGPSDIAAGTVTLTLTGAGVNSCAAVNSVDQLVLTIDPMPAINAGPDASYCITGPVQLTGTSAAFYSSIQWFTSGDGILTNPLTIAPTYMPGNIDYNNGTVTLTLWAQGRLSCASQTVTDDVIWAVAPYPIVLAGPDDYICSNVTQFQLNGLGNNYNGANIQWSFAGGDGFLSNANIMNPVYFAGPVDLSTQNRSIIFTLTLQGNGSCSGVFVNDQIELKIDPTPESNAGPDDEICDQRPYQVNATGQYQSSMTWTTSGDGSFSNTNIFNPIYTPGPNDVGQTVVLTLQVQGCQSLTGGDFMWLTVHEDPSATISGTTSICEATATPVTIDLTGTPPWSVTYTNGVTPVTVNNIMTTPYVFNVTPPVTSSYWISASNDVNCTTPADSIHGLVSITVIPLPDPFTTTASNSGVFCEGTAGVTLGLSGSQVGMTYELLFNGLPEGTILPGTGSPLSFGIKNTPGQYSILGTNPVGNCQKMMNDTVTVIMNPIPVTDFTTNTVCNSDTTFFTISGNFIQNTSQWHWDFGDGTFATFNAPTNPYHIYPTYGTYLVTLSVEDTNNCNYSISHPVEVRPHPTAFFSYNTPNCLGDPSFFIDLSNNPVGQGYISQWVWSYGDGTPNDTIDFPNTSNTMHQYAGDGTYPVTCISPIAATARIFTAPLSLSPAVPLLILTSGATARMNRLTSPMPAMPMEAEPLPAGAGILEILHLDL